The Ischnura elegans chromosome 1, ioIscEleg1.1, whole genome shotgun sequence genome contains a region encoding:
- the LOC124173153 gene encoding protein Red, with protein sequence MPENEYSASGDGREDAGDRSQRLTNEDFRRLLMTPRASVHSSSSAPHSTSATSGSSQHTSSSGSMQPPFSKTPISPSERTSVFGDVDDEGGDPEDRAERRRKKKSFYAKLKKQEEDKMAELAKKYRDRARERREGANPDYQSEDPLSAAGGYRAVAPDVKSGMDAAERRRQMIQESKFLGGDMEHTHLVKGLDYALLQKVRSEIQVKEQEEEDEMESLMRNKRERRDVEEEEMQFKTTLGRNIYRAAFKNRGPIERNELFSPGRTAYVIELEEEGVGGIGVGANESDIPTTLIRSRSDVPSLESAATLTTNDIVINKLAQILSYLRQGTRHSRKGRKKEAKAGAMGAKGDADGLKTKVDDSIYGEIGDYIPGISKRGADKDREKSEKRRAPYFEKPEEAEEAMLGGKAGWTEAEKKKAKEEEDERVLGALIKTAQRMGSAMGASLPASNSGQGGAQPPQTKAQQLLSRLAAEPQGYAECYPGLEEMQDAIDDSDDEVDYTKMDLGNKKGPIGRWDFDTQEEYSEYMNSKEALPKAAFQYGVKMADGRRTRKYHREKNEKAELDREWQKIQNIIQKRKGGSSSLTPGTPLIGGAHKMDGEPDFKVPRY encoded by the exons ATGCCTGaaa acGAATACTCTGCGTCTGGGGATGGGAGAGAGGATGCTGGTGATAG gtcaCAACGGTTGACTAATGAAGATTTTCGTCGTCTGCTGATGACACCCCGTGCGTCAGTTCATTCGTCTTCTTCAGCTCCTCACTCAACTTCTGCCACATCAGGGTCATCACAGCATACTTCGTCCTCGGGTTCTATGCAGCCGCCCTTCTCGAAGACTCCAATAAGCCCTTCTGAGAGAACCAGCGTATTTGGAGATGTTGACGATGAAGGAGGTGATCCAGAGGATAGAGCGGAGAGAAGGCGGAAAAAGAAGAG TTTTTATGCCAAACTCAAAAAGCAAGAGGAAGATAAAATGGCCGAGCTGGCCAAGAAATACCGCGACAGAGCCAGGGAGAGGAGAGAAGGAGCCAATCCAGACTATCAGAGTGAAGACCCGCTCTCGGCTGCTGGCGGCTATCGAGCTGTTGCCCCTGATGTCAAGTC GGGGATGGATGCTGCCGAGAGGAGGAGACAGATGATTCAGGAGTCCAAGTTCTTGGGAGGAGACATGGAGCACACTCACTTGGTCAAAGGTCTCGATTACGCTCTCCTGCAGAAG GTCCGCAGTGAGATCCAGGTGAaggagcaggaggaggaggacgagatGGAGAGCCTTATGCGCAACAAGCGCGAGAGACGCGACGTGGAAGAGGAGGAGATGCAGTTCAAGACGACCCTTGGGCGGAACATCTACAG GGCTGCTTTCAAGAACCGCGGTCCCATTGAGCGCAACGAGCTGTTCTCTCCGGGGCGCACGGCATACGTCATTGAGTTGGAGGAGGAGGGTGTGGGTGGGATTGGGGTGGGGGCCAACGAGAGCGACATCCCCACCACGCTGATCCGCAGCCGATCTGATGTCCCCTCCCTCGAGTCGGCCGCCACGCTCACCACCAATGATATCG TCATAAACAAGCTGGCTCAGATCTTGTCGTACTTGAGGCAAGGCACTCGTCACTCGAGGAAGGGCCGAAAGAAGGAAGCCAAGGCTGGTGCCATGGGCGCCAAGGGAGATGCTGACGGCTTGAAG ACAAAGGTTGATGACAGCATCTATGGTGAGATTGGAGACTACATTCCAGGTATTTCCAAAAGGGGTGCTGATAAGGACAG GGAGAAGAGTGAGAAGAGGCGCGCTCCGTATTTTGAGAAGCCAGAGGAAGCAGAGGAGGCCATGCTGGGCGGGAAAGCAGGCTGGACGGAAGCCGAGAAGAAGAAGGCGAAGGAGGAAGAGGACGAGAGAGT TCTTGGGGCTTTGATAAAGACAGCGCAGCGCATGGGCAGTGCCATGGGTGCTTCATTGCCTGCCAGCAACTCTGGGCAAGGTGGCGCTCAGCCCCCACAGACGAAAGCTCAGCAACTCCTCTCTCGTCTGGCAGCGGAACCACAAGGGTATGCCGAGTGCTACCCAGGCTTGGAAGAAATGCAGGATGCCATCGATGACTCTGATGATGAAGTGGACTACACTAAGATGGACTTG GGCAACAAGAAAGGCCCGATAGGCAGATGGGACTTTGACACACAGGAGGAGTACAGTGAATACATGAACAGCAAGGAGGCGTTGCCAAAGGCCGCCTTCCAGTACGGAGTGAAGATGGCGGACGGACGTCGCACTCGCAAGTACCACCGTGAGAAGAATGAGAAGGCAGAGTTGGATCGGGAGTGGCAGAAGATCCAGAACATAATCCAGAAGCGCAAGGGAGGCAGCTCCAGCCTCACTCCAGGAACTCCTCTCATTGGGGGAGCTCACAAAATGGATGG